In one Modestobacter sp. L9-4 genomic region, the following are encoded:
- the ccsB gene encoding c-type cytochrome biogenesis protein CcsB: MIDESLARLSDTFFTITVVVYSLAVVAFCAELAFGRPARARQLVGAGAPVEGATALADPAAEPARARRLGSVAMALTVVGLLAHAAVLVTRGMAAHRLPWGNMYEFTTVVVLVAVLAYTALALRAPELRHIGVFVMGPVVVSLALIRMVLYVEAGPLVAALRSWWLAVHVTTATLGFGIFFVSGIVSVLYLVRSRREERAAAGEVLAPSLLDRLPSAAVLDRTAHRTAVFGFPIWTFAVIAGAIWAESAWGRFWGWDPKETWAFIAWVVYASYLHARTTSGWRGRPSAWINVVGLAVMVFNLLYVNFVSTGLHSYAGVS; encoded by the coding sequence GTGATCGACGAGTCGCTCGCCAGGTTGTCCGACACGTTCTTCACGATCACGGTGGTCGTGTACTCCCTCGCCGTGGTCGCGTTCTGCGCCGAGCTGGCCTTCGGCCGCCCGGCCCGCGCCCGCCAGCTGGTCGGCGCCGGTGCCCCCGTCGAGGGGGCGACCGCCCTCGCCGACCCGGCCGCGGAGCCCGCCCGGGCCCGCCGGCTCGGTTCCGTGGCGATGGCGCTGACCGTCGTGGGTCTGCTCGCGCACGCCGCAGTCCTGGTGACCCGCGGGATGGCGGCCCACCGGCTGCCCTGGGGCAACATGTACGAGTTCACGACCGTGGTCGTGCTCGTCGCCGTGCTGGCCTACACCGCGCTGGCGCTGCGCGCCCCGGAGCTGCGGCACATCGGCGTCTTCGTCATGGGCCCGGTCGTGGTGTCCCTGGCCCTGATCCGCATGGTGCTCTACGTCGAGGCCGGCCCGCTGGTGGCCGCCCTGCGCTCCTGGTGGCTGGCCGTGCACGTCACGACCGCCACGCTCGGTTTCGGCATCTTCTTCGTCAGCGGCATCGTGAGCGTGCTGTACCTCGTGCGCAGCCGCCGCGAGGAGCGCGCCGCCGCCGGTGAGGTGCTCGCCCCCTCGCTGCTGGACCGGCTGCCCTCGGCCGCCGTGCTCGACCGCACCGCGCACCGCACCGCCGTCTTCGGCTTCCCGATCTGGACCTTCGCCGTCATCGCCGGCGCGATCTGGGCCGAGAGCGCCTGGGGCCGCTTCTGGGGCTGGGACCCGAAGGAGACCTGGGCGTTCATCGCCTGGGTCGTCTACGCCTCCTACCTGCACGCCCGCACCACCTCCGGCTGGCGCGGCCGTCCCTCGGCGTGGATCAACGTCGTGGGCCTGGCGGTCATGGTCTTCAACCTGCTGTACGTGAACTTCGTGTCCACCGGCCTGCACAGCTACGCCGGGGTCAGCTGA
- a CDS encoding cytochrome c biogenesis protein ResB, with protein MTTTAPPRPAAPATPPSPPSPARRVANRLLRWWRQLTAMRTALMLLFLLAVASIPGSLLPQRSLSRTNVSKYFTDHPTLAPWLDRLFLFDVFSSPWFAAIYLLLFISLIGCVVPRAIEHGRTLFTPPPPAPRHLQRLPEHTELTTPLAGPVLLDVVEEELRVRRFRVVRRDGKNGPEVSGEKGYLRETGNVLFHLSLLALLLGLAGGKMWGYEGSILVSEGQGFCNSFQQYDTYSAGPLVAGEDLTGLCVDLDDFEAKYEQNLTASSYTADISYQVDGGPTVPTTIGVNHPLRTHGDRVYVTGHGYTPSFSITLPDGTAFTDLSAPFLPSDPGTMLSQGVLKVPDLGPGSTGSLAIEGFFAPTGVLQAGLLTSVDPRPLDPQVGINVYTGYLGLDSGLPQSVYSLDQDLIDRGALTQVGRANLAVGESMTLPDGTTVTFSGFREFAAVQVSHDPGQVWVLGAAVAVLVGLLGMLLVRRERVFARVVPGPDGGGTVLAIGSLTRGSADTGPRFTALTGDVGTALATRAAAPPAAAPPLSEEAPPS; from the coding sequence ACCGCCATGCGCACGGCGCTGATGCTGCTGTTCCTGCTGGCGGTGGCGTCGATCCCCGGCTCGCTGCTGCCGCAGCGCTCGCTGTCGCGCACCAACGTCAGCAAGTACTTCACCGACCACCCGACGCTGGCGCCCTGGCTGGACCGGCTGTTCCTCTTCGACGTCTTCAGTTCGCCGTGGTTCGCCGCGATCTACCTGCTGCTGTTCATCTCCCTCATCGGCTGCGTGGTGCCGCGGGCGATCGAGCACGGCCGCACGCTGTTCACCCCGCCGCCGCCGGCCCCGCGCCACCTGCAGCGGCTGCCGGAGCACACCGAGCTCACCACCCCGCTGGCCGGCCCGGTCCTCCTCGACGTCGTCGAGGAGGAGCTGCGGGTCCGCCGCTTCCGGGTGGTGCGCCGGGACGGGAAGAACGGCCCCGAGGTCTCCGGGGAGAAGGGCTACCTGCGCGAGACCGGCAACGTGCTGTTCCACCTGTCGCTGCTGGCCCTGCTGCTCGGCCTGGCCGGCGGCAAGATGTGGGGCTACGAGGGCAGCATCCTGGTCAGCGAGGGCCAGGGCTTCTGCAACTCCTTCCAGCAGTACGACACCTACTCCGCCGGCCCGCTGGTCGCCGGGGAGGACCTCACCGGCCTGTGCGTCGACCTCGACGACTTCGAGGCCAAGTACGAGCAGAACCTGACCGCGTCCTCCTACACCGCCGACATCAGCTACCAGGTCGATGGCGGGCCGACCGTGCCCACCACCATCGGGGTCAACCACCCGCTGCGCACGCACGGCGACCGGGTCTACGTCACCGGGCACGGCTACACGCCCTCGTTCAGCATCACCCTCCCGGACGGGACGGCGTTCACCGACCTCTCGGCGCCCTTCCTGCCGTCGGACCCGGGCACGATGCTCAGCCAGGGCGTGCTGAAGGTGCCCGACCTCGGACCGGGGTCGACCGGGTCGCTGGCCATCGAGGGCTTCTTCGCCCCGACCGGTGTCCTGCAGGCCGGGCTGCTCACCTCCGTCGACCCGCGGCCGCTGGACCCGCAGGTCGGCATCAACGTCTACACCGGCTACCTGGGCCTGGACTCCGGGCTGCCGCAGTCGGTCTACTCCCTCGACCAGGACCTCATCGACCGGGGCGCGCTGACCCAGGTCGGCCGGGCGAACCTGGCGGTGGGGGAGTCGATGACGCTGCCCGACGGCACCACGGTCACCTTCAGCGGGTTCCGTGAGTTCGCCGCCGTGCAGGTCTCCCACGACCCGGGCCAGGTGTGGGTGCTCGGCGCCGCCGTCGCGGTGCTCGTCGGGCTGCTCGGCATGCTCCTGGTGCGCCGCGAGCGGGTCTTCGCCCGCGTCGTCCCGGGCCCCGACGGCGGGGGTACCGTTCTCGCCATCGGCTCGCTGACCCGGGGGAGTGCCGACACCGGACCCCGTTTCACCGCGCTCACCGGCGACGTCGGTACCGCGCTGGCCACCCGCGCGGCCGCTCCACCGGCCGCCGCACCCCCACTCTCCGAGGAGGCTCCGCCGTCGTGA